The Flavobacteriales bacterium genome includes a region encoding these proteins:
- a CDS encoding PKD domain-containing protein, with protein sequence GFKSYVFDYGDGTPLDSSSQYNRSHLYPSVGTYVVRVRIYNHCMRDTLVTDTVRVKPVLGFPNLTLNLSPAILCPGERTYVYVGNGGNYKGYVWLWGDGKKDSTQWNGLEHIYKSVGNYPLRVVVFNHCGQTDTLSDTIRVVPDAGFTQGAQLSGPNKTVCPGASISLNASCCYQTYVWDFGDGSPKDSLSSNQGAYRNHIFTSPGSYTVKVRIYNHCGQDTLLQYVQMVDSDQGFSYDPYFKLDFYPIGSKCPGEKVQFNAPSGYQSYVWDFGDGSPVDSTFDYYRNHKFNAVGTYNVAVRVYNHCGKDTLINATVSVNNSVGFPTDPSQFRMYVYDELSCPGERIDFNVPYGYQSYLWDFGDGQVDSAMTSYRDHSYDTVGTYDVKVTITNFCGLDTVLTETVTISDDVGFPQGDPNFKMDVYDAISCPGEEVTICNPYGYRAYVYDFGDGSPQDSTDRSCRDHRYDAPGVYPVTVTIYNHCGVDTTIQGLATIDSTLDFTGDLNIWVDPQRSCPGHEIRMDAPYGYQSYTWTFGDGDTAFGGANANHSYDSVGYYVVSVNMTNYCGKDTTISTFLNVDTTAQFPNYINVWAWPENNCPGDLVSLQTYQGFNAYYWDFGDGTVDTTTTHRIDHRYAALGTYTVGVTILNGCGNTITRYVTVNVVDNALVGEVDITILPNPACPGDIVQFVPNSDDGEGYTYWWDFGDGKSDTTVSAGTDHAYPAVGTYVVTITAVNGCGRKATIKRNVVINNGAVPTLDGETFGVVAQSQYAGCAGDAIVFYFYGNYPGNSWDFGDGSVAVATEQLVVGNGAIVTIVKHAYQSKGNFWAKLTITNKCGNSVTDSVLVKIGGNLLVDGDLFIQPAAGNQGYTTCTPVTFIGFGGSKFFWNFGDGDTVTTISPTVEHTYLNPGNYAVNLLITNACGNSQTVTGAVNVSGVGGPSVSVTMLSSVTCYGGSDGVALATPTTGQAPFTFMWDDALSQTTDTATGLSAGTYEVTVTDMNGCGTVKTVSVTQTPSISVSANKVDASCGGADGSASVNASNGVAPYTYLWSNGATNAIITNLAKGAYFVTATDANGCSQVGSVNVNETGAPVLSPDTVTDASCFGLADGSVFVGVTGGTAPFAFVWSTGATTQKAENLAAGNYLVTVTDAGGCGSVINVGVTQPGEIKLTASTVKSNCGTASGSASISASGGAAPYTYAWSSGGTGTTESPLPAGTYTVSVTDASGCVKSKEVTIENTGSPVISNVITNTSCYGTTDGAIDITVTGGTTPYIYTWSTGTNGQDVNNLAPGLYTLILQDGANCLSVRNYTITEPDSVTATIDVVPTACTQNAGSASAAASGGTQPYSYVWSTGETTPTITGLTPGNYQLTVVDANGCIGMEGCTILTSTPTPEICVVTVDSVLEKNVVVWEKTDGLGIASFNVYKEGTIQGQFNLIGNVPYYDVYSEFLDSTSDPRAVAARYRITAVDSCSNESDPGTIHKTMFLGTSPGLGEEIVLDWDPYEGMFVPSYNIWRGTNLAPMTLLTTVAGSITGYNDFTSNVGVDTVYYVVEVVHATGCTPTQKTKNYNSSRSNKSSIVPPPPGGLGGLDRSLGKVVLFPNPNGGTFAFVMDVAKRQNVEVRLMNMHGQLVWSEALGNVVGEVSRMVDLDRKVPGVYFFQVIAEGAVVTRKVVIE encoded by the coding sequence AGGTTTTAAGTCCTATGTCTTCGATTATGGCGACGGAACACCGCTGGATTCAAGCAGTCAGTATAACAGGAGCCATCTTTATCCGTCTGTGGGAACGTATGTCGTGCGTGTGCGCATATATAACCACTGCATGAGGGATACGCTGGTGACAGATACGGTAAGGGTGAAGCCGGTGCTTGGCTTTCCGAACCTGACCCTTAACCTGAGCCCGGCCATACTCTGTCCCGGAGAAAGAACATATGTCTACGTTGGAAACGGTGGAAATTATAAGGGCTATGTTTGGTTATGGGGTGATGGTAAAAAAGACTCCACACAATGGAACGGTTTGGAGCATATTTATAAGTCCGTAGGAAATTACCCGTTAAGGGTGGTTGTGTTTAACCACTGTGGTCAGACAGATACACTCAGTGATACGATACGTGTGGTGCCTGATGCCGGATTTACGCAGGGAGCGCAGTTGTCAGGGCCTAATAAGACGGTTTGTCCGGGAGCATCCATATCACTTAACGCAAGTTGTTGCTATCAAACCTACGTATGGGATTTTGGTGACGGAAGTCCGAAGGATTCATTGTCTTCCAACCAGGGGGCGTACAGGAATCACATCTTTACATCACCGGGATCTTATACGGTTAAGGTCAGAATCTATAACCACTGTGGACAGGATACACTTTTACAGTATGTTCAAATGGTGGACAGCGATCAGGGTTTTAGTTATGATCCGTACTTTAAACTCGACTTCTATCCGATAGGATCCAAATGTCCTGGTGAGAAAGTTCAATTCAATGCGCCGAGCGGTTATCAAAGTTATGTTTGGGATTTTGGGGATGGAAGTCCTGTGGATTCCACATTTGATTATTACCGTAACCACAAGTTTAATGCCGTGGGTACGTATAATGTTGCAGTCCGGGTTTATAACCATTGTGGTAAAGACACCTTGATTAACGCGACGGTGTCCGTGAACAATTCTGTTGGATTCCCAACGGACCCCAGTCAATTCAGAATGTATGTGTACGACGAACTGTCATGTCCCGGTGAGCGGATAGACTTTAATGTTCCCTATGGCTACCAGTCGTACCTATGGGATTTCGGTGATGGACAGGTTGATTCGGCTATGACCAGTTACCGGGATCACAGTTATGATACTGTTGGAACGTATGACGTTAAGGTGACCATTACCAATTTTTGTGGATTGGATACTGTCCTGACCGAAACGGTGACCATAAGCGATGATGTTGGGTTTCCCCAGGGAGATCCCAATTTTAAAATGGACGTGTATGATGCGATATCATGTCCCGGAGAAGAGGTGACCATCTGTAATCCTTATGGCTATCGCGCATATGTATATGATTTCGGAGATGGTTCTCCACAGGATTCTACCGACAGGAGCTGCCGTGACCACCGTTATGATGCTCCGGGTGTGTATCCGGTAACGGTAACCATTTACAATCACTGTGGCGTCGATACCACCATTCAGGGTTTGGCGACCATTGATTCAACACTTGATTTTACAGGTGATCTCAATATCTGGGTGGACCCACAAAGGTCCTGCCCCGGTCATGAGATCCGTATGGATGCCCCTTACGGTTATCAATCGTATACCTGGACTTTCGGCGATGGAGACACCGCCTTCGGTGGTGCGAATGCCAACCACAGTTACGATAGTGTCGGGTACTATGTGGTATCGGTTAATATGACCAATTACTGCGGAAAGGATACCACCATTTCCACATTCCTGAATGTTGATACGACGGCACAGTTCCCCAACTACATTAATGTTTGGGCGTGGCCGGAAAACAATTGTCCGGGAGACCTGGTTTCATTACAAACATATCAGGGCTTCAATGCCTATTATTGGGATTTTGGTGATGGTACGGTTGATACCACCACCACCCACCGCATCGATCATCGGTACGCTGCACTTGGGACTTATACGGTTGGTGTAACCATTCTGAATGGTTGTGGCAACACCATCACAAGGTATGTGACCGTGAATGTGGTCGACAATGCGCTGGTTGGTGAAGTAGATATCACCATCCTTCCAAATCCGGCTTGCCCTGGCGATATTGTACAGTTTGTTCCGAACTCGGATGATGGCGAAGGCTATACCTATTGGTGGGATTTCGGTGATGGTAAAAGTGATACGACGGTGTCCGCCGGAACAGATCATGCCTATCCGGCTGTTGGGACCTATGTGGTCACCATCACAGCGGTGAATGGTTGCGGCAGGAAAGCCACAATCAAACGTAATGTTGTGATCAATAACGGCGCAGTACCAACCCTGGATGGTGAAACATTTGGTGTTGTTGCGCAATCCCAATATGCAGGTTGTGCCGGTGATGCCATCGTCTTTTATTTCTACGGAAATTATCCCGGCAATAGCTGGGACTTTGGCGATGGATCTGTTGCAGTGGCCACTGAGCAGTTGGTGGTTGGTAATGGCGCCATTGTAACCATCGTCAAGCATGCATATCAGTCCAAAGGTAACTTCTGGGCAAAACTGACCATCACCAACAAGTGTGGTAACTCAGTAACGGATTCTGTTCTTGTGAAGATTGGTGGCAACCTGCTGGTGGATGGAGATCTGTTTATACAGCCCGCAGCGGGAAATCAGGGATATACAACCTGTACACCGGTGACGTTTATCGGCTTCGGGGGCTCCAAATTCTTCTGGAACTTTGGTGACGGCGATACGGTTACGACCATTTCTCCGACCGTTGAACATACCTACCTTAACCCTGGCAACTATGCCGTGAATTTGCTTATCACCAATGCATGTGGAAACAGCCAGACCGTCACCGGTGCAGTGAACGTCAGTGGAGTTGGCGGACCATCGGTATCCGTAACCATGTTGTCTTCGGTAACTTGCTACGGAGGCAGCGATGGAGTCGCGCTTGCAACGCCAACTACCGGACAGGCGCCTTTCACTTTCATGTGGGATGATGCACTTTCGCAAACCACGGATACAGCAACCGGGCTATCCGCCGGTACCTATGAGGTTACCGTGACGGATATGAACGGATGTGGTACCGTGAAGACCGTTTCGGTTACCCAAACGCCTTCGATTTCTGTATCCGCCAACAAGGTGGATGCAAGTTGCGGAGGAGCGGACGGTAGCGCCAGTGTCAACGCGTCAAACGGAGTTGCGCCTTATACCTACTTATGGTCAAACGGTGCAACCAATGCCATTATCACCAATCTGGCCAAGGGCGCTTATTTTGTCACAGCAACGGATGCCAATGGATGCAGTCAGGTAGGAAGTGTGAATGTGAATGAGACCGGTGCCCCGGTTCTAAGTCCAGACACGGTAACGGATGCTTCATGCTTCGGTTTGGCAGACGGTTCAGTGTTTGTTGGCGTAACAGGTGGTACAGCGCCATTTGCCTTTGTATGGTCCACCGGGGCTACAACACAGAAGGCAGAAAACCTGGCTGCCGGCAACTATCTGGTGACCGTAACCGATGCCGGTGGATGTGGTTCGGTGATCAATGTGGGTGTAACTCAGCCGGGTGAGATCAAACTCACGGCGTCAACGGTGAAATCAAATTGTGGTACGGCATCAGGTTCGGCATCGATCAGTGCCTCAGGGGGAGCAGCGCCTTATACATATGCCTGGTCGTCAGGTGGCACGGGTACGACGGAGTCGCCACTTCCCGCCGGAACCTATACCGTATCGGTTACCGATGCTTCCGGGTGTGTGAAAAGCAAGGAGGTGACCATTGAGAATACCGGCTCGCCGGTGATCTCCAACGTGATCACGAATACCTCATGTTACGGTACAACGGATGGTGCAATAGACATTACCGTCACCGGTGGGACCACACCTTATATTTACACCTGGTCTACCGGAACAAACGGACAGGATGTGAATAACCTGGCTCCCGGACTGTACACACTGATTCTTCAGGATGGAGCCAATTGTCTCTCCGTACGTAACTATACCATTACGGAACCGGACTCTGTCACCGCAACGATCGATGTGGTGCCTACCGCTTGTACCCAGAATGCGGGAAGTGCGTCGGCTGCTGCCAGCGGAGGCACGCAACCGTATTCGTATGTATGGTCAACAGGGGAGACCACGCCAACCATTACCGGACTCACTCCCGGAAACTACCAGTTGACTGTAGTGGACGCCAATGGGTGTATCGGCATGGAAGGATGCACGATCCTGACCTCAACACCTACGCCCGAAATATGTGTTGTGACAGTAGACTCTGTGTTGGAGAAGAATGTGGTGGTTTGGGAAAAGACCGACGGCCTGGGTATTGCATCGTTCAATGTTTATAAGGAAGGCACGATTCAGGGTCAGTTTAATTTAATAGGAAATGTTCCATATTATGATGTTTACAGTGAATTCCTTGACAGTACTTCTGACCCCAGGGCGGTGGCTGCAAGGTATAGGATCACGGCTGTTGACTCGTGCTCAAATGAATCGGATCCCGGAACAATCCATAAGACCATGTTCCTGGGAACTTCGCCTGGACTTGGAGAGGAGATCGTGCTGGACTGGGATCCGTATGAGGGCATGTTCGTGCCGTCATACAACATATGGAGAGGAACCAACCTGGCTCCGATGACCTTGTTGACAACGGTGGCCGGATCCATCACAGGATACAATGATTTTACTTCGAACGTAGGTGTTGATACGGTCTATTATGTGGTGGAAGTGGTTCATGCTACGGGTTGTACGCCAACGCAGAAAACGAAGAACTACAATTCTTCCCGTTCCAATAAATCTTCCATCGTGCCGCCACCTCCGGGAGGTCTCGGAGGTTTGGATAGATCACTGGGTAAAGTGGTGCTATTCCCGAATCCGAACGGAGGCACATTTGCCTTTGTAATGGATGTGGCGAAAAGACAGAATGTGGAGGTGCGTCTGATGAATATGCATGGACAGCTTGTCTGGAGCGAAGCACTCGGAAATGTCGTTGGTGAAGTAAGCCGTATGGTCGATCTTGACAGAAAGGTGCCGGGCGTTTATTTCTTCCAGGTGATTGCCGAAGGCGCAGTGGTGACAAGAAAGGTCGTGATCGAGTAA